AAACAGGAGAAAAAGGTATTCCAAAGTATGAATTTCCCGAGGATGGTATGAGCCCGAGGGCAGCTTATCAACTGGTACATGATGAGCAGAGCCTCGACGGCAATCCTTTCCTTAATCTGGCAAGCTTTGTCAACACATGGATGGAACCGGAAGCAGATAAGCTTGTTATGGAAAATATTAGCAAAAATATCATAGATGTTTTCGAATATCCCCAAACTTCCAGAGTTATTCACCACAATATTGTGAATATGCTCGGGCGCCTTTTTAATGGCCATCGCACCGATTTTGTGGGCACGTCAACCGCCGGCTCTTCAGAAGCTATAATGCTGGGATTGCTGGCTCATAAATGGAACTGGAAAAAATCTGAGCGAGGTACGGATAAACCAAACATAATTTTCGGAAACGATGCTCACGTTTGCTGGGATAAGTTTGCCAGGTACTTTGATGTTGATGCCAGAAAAGTTCCTATAGATAAAGATAGGCGCACAATCACGGCTGAAGCTGTCGCAGAAAGGATTGACGAGAACACAATCTGTGTCGGTTGCGTCCTGGGGACAACCTTTACAGGAGAAATAGATCCTGTAAAAGACATTAACGATTTACTTCTGGAATATGAAAAAGAAAAAGGCTGGGACATACCTATCCATATCGATGCTGCAAGTGGCGGCTTCATATTGCCTTTTACCGAACCGAATTTTGAGTGGGACTTCAGGCTGGAAAGAGTAAAATCCATAAATGTTTCAGGGCATAAGTACGGATTGACTTATCCGGGCCTTGGCTGGCTGATCTTCCGTAATAAAAATGCCCTCCCCGAAGACCTGATTTTCCATGTAAACTACCTTGGGGAAATGGAAGATTCGTACACCCTGAACTTTTCAGGAGGCAGTGCAATGGTTGCGGCTCAATATTACAATTTTTTAAGGTTCGGAAGAGCTGGCTATACCGGAATAATGAAAAAAATCCTTGACGTTTCCCAGGATCTCGCAAAGAAGGTTGACAGTCTGGGCCGTTTCGAAATGCTGAACAAAGGAGAACGGCTCCCTATAATTGCTTTCAGACAAAAAGAGGAGACTGGCTATTCCCTGCTCCAGCTCTCACACAAATTGAGGGAAAGGGGCTGGATAGTCCCTGCCTACTGTCTCCCGGAAAATGCGGCGGATATCGAGATAATGCGCATAGTCGTAAGAGAAAACTTTACTCCGGACATGGCAACAATTATAGTCGAAGACCTCGAAAAAGCCTGCCAATTCCTTGAAAATGGAACTGAATCCGG
The Methanosarcina sp. WWM596 DNA segment above includes these coding regions:
- a CDS encoding glutamate decarboxylase, which translates into the protein MISRKMNLESMDESKKYRVGAYSARYVPKTGEKGIPKYEFPEDGMSPRAAYQLVHDEQSLDGNPFLNLASFVNTWMEPEADKLVMENISKNIIDVFEYPQTSRVIHHNIVNMLGRLFNGHRTDFVGTSTAGSSEAIMLGLLAHKWNWKKSERGTDKPNIIFGNDAHVCWDKFARYFDVDARKVPIDKDRRTITAEAVAERIDENTICVGCVLGTTFTGEIDPVKDINDLLLEYEKEKGWDIPIHIDAASGGFILPFTEPNFEWDFRLERVKSINVSGHKYGLTYPGLGWLIFRNKNALPEDLIFHVNYLGEMEDSYTLNFSGGSAMVAAQYYNFLRFGRAGYTGIMKKILDVSQDLAKKVDSLGRFEMLNKGERLPIIAFRQKEETGYSLLQLSHKLRERGWIVPAYCLPENAADIEIMRIVVRENFTPDMATIIVEDLEKACQFLENGTESGIEKPCPSEKGMAHIC